Proteins encoded together in one Chitinophaga varians window:
- the dnaN gene encoding DNA polymerase III subunit beta: protein MKFIVSSSTLLKQLQQISGVINSNTVLPILEDFLFLIDKNELTVVATDLETVMRVKLEVEAKENGRICIPAKILMDSLKNLPDQPLTFHIDLNSYAVEITSDNGKYKVMGENPENFPKEPAADDTTSFTMRSTALVTAINKTLFAVSNDDLRPAMTGVFFELGTESLTFVATDAHRLVKYVRTDAKCPQADTFIVPKKPLNLLKSALPDNDSEIKVSYSQNHFFVQHEGAQMICRLIDARFPDYKVVIPKDNPYRLTVVKSDFQNALKRVGVFANKSTNQVALNITGSELQLSAQDVDFSFEGNERMSCQYTGDDMQIAFNAKFLIEMLNAAEGDEVTIELATATKAGILKPSEKEENEDLLMLVMPLMLNN from the coding sequence ATGAAATTTATTGTTTCTTCCTCTACTTTATTAAAACAATTACAACAGATCAGCGGTGTTATCAATTCCAACACAGTATTACCCATACTGGAGGATTTCCTGTTCCTGATTGATAAAAATGAGCTGACCGTAGTTGCAACTGATCTTGAAACCGTTATGCGGGTGAAGCTGGAGGTGGAAGCCAAAGAGAACGGACGGATCTGTATCCCGGCCAAGATTTTGATGGACTCCCTGAAAAATCTGCCTGACCAGCCGCTGACTTTTCACATTGACCTGAATTCCTACGCCGTGGAAATCACTTCAGACAATGGCAAGTACAAGGTAATGGGAGAAAATCCGGAAAACTTCCCCAAAGAGCCGGCTGCTGACGACACCACGTCTTTTACGATGAGATCTACAGCACTGGTAACAGCGATCAACAAAACACTCTTTGCCGTTAGCAACGACGATCTCCGCCCGGCCATGACCGGCGTTTTCTTCGAGCTCGGCACGGAAAGCCTCACATTTGTTGCTACAGATGCGCACCGCCTGGTGAAATATGTAAGAACAGATGCGAAGTGCCCGCAGGCAGACACGTTCATCGTGCCTAAAAAACCGCTGAACCTGCTGAAATCCGCACTGCCGGACAACGATTCTGAAATCAAGGTTTCTTACAGCCAGAACCACTTCTTCGTACAGCACGAAGGCGCACAGATGATCTGCCGCCTCATCGATGCCCGTTTCCCGGACTATAAAGTGGTGATCCCTAAAGACAACCCTTACCGCCTCACCGTGGTAAAAAGCGATTTCCAGAACGCCCTGAAACGTGTAGGCGTGTTCGCTAACAAAAGCACCAACCAGGTAGCACTGAATATTACCGGCAGCGAACTGCAGCTCTCCGCACAGGATGTTGACTTCTCCTTTGAAGGCAACGAACGTATGAGCTGTCAGTACACCGGCGACGATATGCAGATCGCCTTCAATGCCAAATTCCTCATCGAAATGCTGAATGCTGCTGAAGGTGATGAAGTGACCATCGAACTGGCCACTGCCACCAAAGCCGGTATCCTCAAACCTTCCGAAAAAGAGGAAAATGAAGACCTGCTGATGCTGGTAATGCCGCTCATGCTGAACAACTAA
- a CDS encoding sterol desaturase family protein yields MVTFFENIPSYYRTAILVGGLLLLWIIEGFFPRFTFRGSKYRHAGTNLFFTLTTVIVNTGFAFLIVKASQWTSNARFGLLYWLHLPLWLHTLLAILMLDLIGAYLIHLVQHKIGWMWQFHKIHHIDTQIDATTALRHHPVESLFRVGALLLAILSMGVPFWMVMFYQSLSAFMSQFNHANIRLPKGLDNALSWIIVSPDMHKVHHSHYQPETDSNYANIFSIWDRIFGTFIFIPDTTSIRYGLDEYRDNRYQEVGPLLKVPWEQSTVANNDKISGVSSNL; encoded by the coding sequence ATGGTAACGTTTTTTGAAAATATTCCGTCTTATTACCGTACCGCTATCCTGGTAGGCGGTTTACTGTTGTTGTGGATCATCGAAGGGTTCTTTCCCCGTTTCACCTTCCGCGGCAGCAAATACCGGCATGCCGGTACCAACCTGTTTTTCACCCTCACCACCGTGATCGTGAATACCGGATTTGCGTTCCTGATCGTAAAGGCTTCACAATGGACCAGCAACGCCCGCTTCGGGCTCTTATACTGGCTGCACCTGCCCCTGTGGCTGCATACCCTGCTGGCCATCCTGATGCTGGACCTGATAGGTGCCTACCTCATTCACCTGGTGCAACATAAAATAGGGTGGATGTGGCAGTTCCATAAAATACACCACATCGATACACAAATAGACGCCACCACTGCGTTACGCCATCACCCGGTGGAAAGCCTCTTCCGCGTGGGTGCGCTTCTACTGGCCATTCTCTCCATGGGCGTGCCGTTCTGGATGGTCATGTTTTACCAGTCACTCTCTGCATTTATGTCACAGTTTAACCACGCCAACATCAGACTGCCTAAAGGGCTTGATAACGCCCTCAGCTGGATTATCGTTTCCCCTGACATGCATAAGGTGCACCACAGCCATTATCAGCCGGAAACAGACTCCAATTACGCCAATATCTTCTCGATATGGGACCGCATTTTCGGCACCTTCATTTTTATCCCGGATACCACCTCCATCCGATACGGGCTGGACGAATACCGGGACAACCGTTACCAGGAAGTAGGGCCGCTCCTGAAAGTACCCTGGGAACAATCCACCGTAGCCAACAATGATAAGATAAGTGGAGTGAGCAGTAACCTGTAG
- a CDS encoding lipocalin family protein: MLIKQLPSLLPLLLLLVACKSKKAPVPEEAAHDSSLVVVTDSSNAGVTDSIAAVTDTLRVDTAKLIGKWIQPVAGLDKEMQGFQLRRNGTAKSINMYTLVYEKWALNNDTLFLWSHSEGVKDTAAVIDTTIIRELSDTSLVLFPLKAAEGYTDRYRRSR, translated from the coding sequence ATGTTAATAAAACAGTTACCGTCACTATTGCCATTATTATTGTTATTGGTAGCGTGTAAGTCAAAGAAAGCACCTGTGCCGGAAGAGGCAGCGCACGACAGCAGCCTGGTAGTGGTTACAGACAGCAGCAATGCCGGCGTTACCGACAGCATCGCTGCTGTAACTGATACGCTGCGGGTGGACACAGCTAAGCTCATAGGGAAATGGATACAGCCTGTAGCAGGGCTGGACAAGGAGATGCAGGGGTTTCAGCTGCGCAGGAACGGTACTGCAAAGTCTATCAACATGTATACGCTGGTATATGAAAAATGGGCGTTGAACAATGACACGCTGTTTTTATGGAGCCATTCGGAAGGCGTAAAGGATACGGCTGCCGTTATAGACACCACCATTATCAGGGAGCTGTCCGACACATCACTGGTGCTGTTTCCGTTGAAGGCAGCGGAGGGGTATACAGACCGGTATCGCCGGAGCCGCTAG
- the thiS gene encoding sulfur carrier protein ThiS, whose product MEVLVNNKLYAVQQGITIAALLQFIQLSAQKGIAVAVNDQVVPRNSWNDQPLQPSDSITIIRATQGG is encoded by the coding sequence ATGGAAGTGCTTGTAAACAATAAACTTTATGCGGTGCAGCAAGGAATAACCATTGCTGCGCTCTTACAGTTTATTCAACTCTCCGCCCAAAAAGGTATTGCTGTTGCGGTCAACGACCAGGTGGTCCCGCGAAACTCGTGGAATGACCAGCCATTGCAGCCGTCAGACAGTATCACGATCATCCGCGCCACTCAGGGCGGATAG